Proteins co-encoded in one Actinomadura luteofluorescens genomic window:
- a CDS encoding DeoR/GlpR family DNA-binding transcription regulator, whose translation MSDRQRRGPAQRQDAIAEAVLAAGSGTAAELAERFGVSLMTIHRDLDELERQGIVRKYRGGVTAQRSGVFESSVAYRAKTMREEKEAVAARAVELVEPGMAIMLDDSTTALALARRLPGLGPLTIVTNFLDGLNLLAPVQGIRLIALGGDYDPLHNSFMGVSCVEMIESLQVDLCFVSTSAVSAGNAGHQEQRVVVVKRAMLRSAVRNVLLVDHTKLGRTALHRVAPLSDFERVVVDDGAAPEALAELAKHKVEYDVAVCRRR comes from the coding sequence ATGAGCGACCGGCAGCGGCGGGGGCCCGCGCAGCGACAGGACGCGATCGCCGAGGCGGTGCTCGCCGCGGGATCGGGGACGGCCGCCGAGCTCGCCGAGCGGTTCGGGGTCAGCCTCATGACGATCCACCGCGACCTGGACGAGCTGGAGCGCCAGGGGATCGTGCGCAAGTACCGCGGCGGGGTCACCGCGCAGCGGTCCGGGGTCTTCGAGAGCAGCGTCGCCTATCGCGCCAAGACGATGCGCGAGGAGAAGGAGGCGGTCGCCGCCCGGGCGGTGGAGCTGGTCGAGCCCGGCATGGCGATCATGCTCGACGACTCGACCACGGCGCTCGCCCTCGCCCGGCGGCTCCCGGGCCTCGGCCCGCTGACGATCGTCACCAACTTCCTGGACGGTCTGAACCTGCTGGCCCCGGTCCAGGGCATCCGGCTCATCGCCCTCGGCGGCGACTACGATCCGCTGCACAACTCGTTCATGGGCGTCTCGTGCGTCGAGATGATCGAGTCCCTGCAGGTCGACCTGTGCTTCGTGTCGACCTCGGCGGTGTCGGCGGGCAACGCCGGCCACCAGGAGCAGCGGGTCGTGGTCGTCAAGCGGGCCATGCTGCGCAGCGCCGTCCGCAACGTCCTGCTGGTGGATCACACGAAGCTGGGCCGCACCGCGCTGCACCGGGTCGCGCCGCTCAGCGACTTCGAGCGCGTCGTCGTGGACGACGGGGCGGCGCCAGAGGCGCTCGCCGAGCTGGCGAAGCACAAGGTCGAGTACGACGTCGCCGTGTGCCGGCGCCGCTGA
- a CDS encoding rhodanese-like domain-containing protein: MARTIDEILAAARDRLARVHPDQAHAELSDGAVLVDIRPAAQRAAEGEIPEALIVERNVLEWRFDPSSGARLPQATGHDLRVIVFCSEGYTSSLAAASLHDLGLTRATDVVGGFKAWRAAGLPTTGGGAR, from the coding sequence ATGGCACGCACCATCGATGAGATCCTCGCCGCCGCGCGCGACCGGCTCGCGCGCGTCCACCCCGACCAGGCCCACGCCGAGCTGAGCGACGGGGCGGTGCTGGTCGACATCCGCCCCGCCGCCCAGCGCGCGGCGGAGGGCGAGATCCCGGAGGCGCTGATCGTGGAGCGCAACGTCCTGGAGTGGCGCTTCGATCCGTCCTCGGGCGCCCGGCTGCCCCAGGCCACCGGGCACGACCTCCGCGTGATCGTGTTCTGCTCGGAGGGCTACACCTCCAGCCTCGCCGCCGCGTCCCTGCACGACCTCGGCCTGACCCGCGCGACCGACGTCGTGGGCGGCTTCAAGGCGTGGCGCGCGGCGGGCCTGCCGACGACCGGGGGCGGCGCCCGGTGA
- a CDS encoding substrate-binding domain-containing protein, translating to MKKPSLRTVAAAAAALAALAPAAACSSKSAGSGGGDAKNAKIAFLMPDIASTRYELYDAPLFKAKMKQLCGGCTVLYQNAGADASKQQQQASSVLAQGVKAIVIDPVDSAAAASIVRMAQSRQVKVIAYDRPIPAAKADYYVSFDNEKIGAMIGQSLVDHLKQEKAKGGILEVNGSPTDAAANLIKKGIHSSVDPSGFKLLAEYDTPGWEPAKAQQWVSGQISKYRGQIAGVVAANDGTGGAAVAAFKAAGTDVPPVTGNDAELAAAQRIIAGDQYNTISKPIKIVAEAAAIAAHKFVQGETPRGNTTLFNTPSELFTPTVVTQDNIGKVLLGPDGALKADKVCTGEYAAACAKLGLK from the coding sequence GTGAAGAAGCCCTCTCTCAGGACGGTCGCAGCGGCCGCCGCGGCCCTCGCCGCGCTCGCCCCCGCCGCGGCGTGCTCCTCCAAGAGCGCGGGGTCCGGCGGCGGCGACGCGAAGAACGCCAAGATCGCGTTCCTCATGCCCGACATCGCCTCGACCCGCTACGAGCTGTACGACGCCCCGCTGTTCAAGGCCAAGATGAAGCAGCTGTGCGGTGGCTGCACGGTGCTCTACCAGAACGCCGGCGCCGACGCCTCCAAGCAGCAGCAGCAGGCCAGCTCGGTGCTCGCCCAGGGCGTCAAGGCCATCGTGATCGACCCGGTCGACTCGGCCGCCGCGGCCTCGATCGTCCGGATGGCGCAGTCCCGGCAGGTGAAGGTGATCGCCTACGACCGCCCCATCCCGGCGGCCAAGGCCGACTACTACGTCTCCTTCGACAACGAGAAGATCGGCGCGATGATCGGCCAGTCGCTGGTCGACCACCTCAAGCAGGAGAAGGCGAAGGGCGGCATCCTGGAGGTCAACGGCTCGCCGACCGACGCCGCCGCGAACCTGATCAAGAAGGGCATCCACAGCTCCGTCGACCCGAGCGGCTTCAAGCTGCTCGCCGAGTACGACACGCCCGGCTGGGAGCCCGCGAAGGCCCAGCAGTGGGTCAGCGGCCAGATCAGCAAGTACCGCGGCCAGATCGCGGGCGTCGTCGCCGCGAACGACGGCACCGGCGGCGCCGCCGTCGCCGCCTTCAAGGCCGCCGGCACCGACGTCCCGCCGGTGACCGGCAACGACGCCGAGCTCGCCGCCGCGCAGCGGATCATCGCCGGCGACCAGTACAACACGATCTCCAAGCCGATCAAGATCGTCGCGGAGGCCGCCGCCATCGCGGCCCACAAGTTCGTCCAGGGCGAGACCCCGAGGGGCAACACGACGCTGTTCAACACGCCGTCGGAGCTGTTCACCCCGACCGTCGTCACCCAGGACAACATCGGCAAGGTCCTGCTCGGCCCGGACGGCGCCCTCAAGGCCGACAAGGTCTGCACCGGGGAGTACGCCGCCGCCTGCGCCAAGCTCGGCCTCAAGTAG